In Bactrocera oleae isolate idBacOlea1 chromosome 3, idBacOlea1, whole genome shotgun sequence, a genomic segment contains:
- the dunk gene encoding uncharacterized protein dunk: protein MATQQNASFFSIPVFHSSSEFRVNTAYFSKEDLSLFVKNLETIENLKRKQRQRRQHFEEQIRETRLILENSLQIATQPSNIGCIPSPTSSVNEELRDLCITKETQRRIRQTTASPTDRQELQPKRPISLRRSSDEEETYFSDANASLDRTPVSTAKKPRLLFATSPKPLKANNPGSDSEESGIYPLICTPQQKPVRVRTSAQFEKPKVSAGSRILAVLLRREILRDHQKERPEDIIRIKKASSNLNVSKGHEENDFHEFIKQKYKRFALRYIRKLKKHVVVEEEQEKPSDLEMLDKALRYMTL from the coding sequence ATGGCCACGCAACAAAACGCCAGTTTTTTCTCCATACCGGTTTTCCATTCGTCCTCGGAATTTCGCGTAAACACAGCCTACTTCTCCAAGGAAGATTTGTCACTGTTCGTGAAAAATTTGGAGACCATTGAAAATCTGAAACGTAAACAGCGTCAACGTCGTCAACACTTCGAGGAGCAAATACGTGAGACACGCTTAATACTGGAGAACTCGCTGCAAATCGCAACGCAGCCAAGCAATATCGGCTGCATTCCAAGTCCCACATCATCGGTGAACGAAGAACTGCGTGATTTATGCATCACGAAAGAAACACAGCGGCGTATTCGCCAAACAACGGCGTCGCCAACCGATCGCCAAGAACTGCAGCCAAAACGACCGATCTCATTGCGCAGATCCTCGGACGAGGAAGAGACTTACTTCAGCGATGCCAATGCAAGCCTGGATCGCACACCAGTTAGTACGGCCAAAAAACCACGCCTGTTGTTCGCCACATCACCGAAACCATTGAAGGCTAACAATCCGGGTTCGGATTCTGAGGAGTCTGGCATATACCCATTAATTTGTACACCACAGCAAAAACCAGTCCGTGTACGCACGAGCGCACAATTTGAGAAGCCGAAAGTTTCAGCCGGCTCACGCATACTTGCAGTGCTGCTGAGACGCGAGATCTTACGTGACCATCAAAAGGAGCGACCCGAAGACATAATACGCATCAAGAAAGCCTCCTCCAATCTCAACGTGAGCAAAGGGCACGAAGAAAATGATTTCCACGAGTTCATCAAGCAGAAGTACAAGCGCTTCGCCCTACgttatatacgcaaactaaaGAAGCATGTCGTCGTCGAGGAAGAACAGGAGAAACCCAGCGACTTGGAGATGTTGGACAAAGCGCTGCGCTACATGACATTATAA